In Kangiella profundi, one DNA window encodes the following:
- a CDS encoding carboxypeptidase regulatory-like domain-containing protein yields MSKSNSTLVRLCIAGLLSTTAMFGGNNIAEAAGSDSVKVVLSKPKLSKPLTTVAKPLPEVTNARKYKLRQSGEKVPGYDLIREVPNQNHPFADELLLRNTDFDKDPVLQKSQKHDKFSPLLPSIGTGFDGMGNVTGAVPPDTVADVGPNHVVQMVNTALAIWDKEGNQLAGPIAINQLWSGFGGLCESTNRGDPIVLYDSAADRWMLSQFAFTDGFTDNRECIAISQTNDPTGAYYLYDFAYSTTKFNDYPHFGVWTDAYYMGVNQFQAPNLNYAGAGVVAYERDKMLAGQPAQQVIIDLQNLYPNAFTPMPADIDGTYLPPEGMPGYFVTSGATPNTMDVYTFDVDWNTPENSSFSLKNSVPVAEYNGGICSYARDCITQPNAQKLDAIGERMMFRLAYRLLDGTDHKLVANHNVVGSDTDDNIAGVRWYEFDLDPVTGQASVANQGTFNLADGNSRWMGSAAMDAAGNIGVAYSVSGPSTNPSIRFSGRYADDPADTLTVPEQELKAGGGAQAGANRWGDYSSLSVDPEDDCTFWYTTEYYKAENDNSSAWSTYIGSFKFDNCVAGPKGYIEGTVTDNSGNPIAGAKVSAGAATVVTDESGNYTMTLPAGSIYDLGFSKYGYIAGSVNNIDLAEDEVEDVDIVLDNAEAITISGTVADGSGLGTPLYAEVMIKAPGATITTFTDPVTGQYSIDAYEGTLVKIQASSIDPGYLEQSYDILPENTPVQNFDLQIDSNCTAQGYIWNTFFEGFDSGVPPAGWTVEDISGSGMQWQAASTAPKGNLLNVSGEAAAIDSDAAGTNNLVSSVLVSPTIYVADIESTTLNFASLFRTFGYSDVYTVDISVDGGEWTAVHTFNPTNMVETISVDLSAQLAGATSFKIRFAYEADYEYYAYIDNVTFGTPSCIASSGSYQSGYVVDANTQLPIIGAQVTSGNSTATTVATVDNEQLEDGFFRIFIGSGGTAEAEVTASNYKTVTVDLSGYGLSQPIALDAGLLELGAADFEVAEGLDRTVTAQLENLGNADANYELSLYITRDDSPVAKPYGIFHQATRRFGPKALQEMDTKKIRYRSMAPSVPEVEVEFVSQFPTELTLGWGIGFDKTTSEIWVGDVTAGGAPLDALHKYVDGIKTGHFIDTSAVTVGYAADLAYNARTNTFWQVAVTGDTCIHEIDTVAGTVTGNKICPTFGTSQRGLAYDPISGTFYAGSWNDSVVHQFDAEGNILRSINVDLAVSGLALNPVTNHLFVMSNDAAGSIEPDIVVLDASTPELDPIGLIYVPSVDTDGDDVAEDLMDGGQAGLAIDCDGNLWAVNQSRQTVVGITSGETGVCDITPTWVELKADSGSIGANQAGELELDVSTKSLSVGNYSAQLIMTNDTPYGSIVKPVNLTVREPQYGQLGVSGNSGAIRNGGDIQVTVSRVDGSDYQVSVDYTTVNGTANSGTHYTAASGTLTWADGDTEDKVITISTIDTDQSSDLNFSVELSNPEKAQLGTSQVNLTIQKDPPKRGGGGSAGFAILALLALAGLARRRKYLS; encoded by the coding sequence GTGTCTAAATCCAATAGTACCTTGGTAAGGTTATGCATAGCGGGTTTGTTAAGTACAACGGCTATGTTTGGGGGAAATAATATTGCCGAGGCAGCAGGAAGTGATTCTGTCAAGGTTGTATTATCAAAGCCTAAACTTAGTAAGCCGCTAACCACAGTTGCAAAACCATTGCCAGAAGTAACTAACGCTCGAAAATATAAACTACGTCAATCTGGGGAAAAGGTTCCAGGTTATGATTTGATTCGTGAAGTACCAAATCAAAACCATCCTTTTGCTGATGAACTTTTACTTCGTAACACGGATTTTGATAAAGACCCTGTGTTACAAAAAAGCCAGAAGCACGATAAGTTTTCACCGCTATTACCTTCTATAGGTACTGGATTTGACGGTATGGGTAACGTTACCGGTGCCGTACCACCGGACACTGTTGCTGACGTAGGCCCGAACCACGTTGTGCAAATGGTTAATACTGCTTTAGCCATTTGGGACAAAGAAGGCAACCAGTTGGCGGGTCCTATAGCTATCAACCAGCTTTGGTCTGGTTTTGGGGGCTTGTGTGAGTCAACTAACCGCGGTGATCCCATCGTTCTATACGATAGTGCCGCTGACCGCTGGATGTTAAGTCAATTTGCGTTTACCGATGGCTTTACAGATAACAGAGAATGTATAGCAATTTCGCAAACTAACGATCCTACAGGTGCTTACTATCTGTATGATTTTGCTTATAGCACAACGAAATTCAATGATTACCCACACTTTGGTGTTTGGACTGATGCTTACTACATGGGTGTAAATCAATTCCAAGCACCCAATTTGAATTATGCAGGCGCAGGTGTTGTTGCCTATGAAAGAGATAAAATGCTTGCAGGCCAACCAGCGCAGCAAGTCATTATAGATCTGCAAAATCTTTATCCAAATGCATTTACACCAATGCCAGCGGATATTGATGGTACTTATCTGCCGCCAGAAGGAATGCCAGGTTACTTTGTAACATCAGGCGCTACTCCAAATACTATGGATGTTTACACGTTTGACGTGGATTGGAATACCCCAGAAAACTCATCTTTTAGTTTGAAAAACTCCGTTCCTGTTGCTGAGTACAACGGCGGGATATGTAGTTATGCGCGTGATTGTATCACTCAGCCTAATGCACAAAAGCTTGATGCTATTGGTGAACGAATGATGTTCCGTTTGGCATATCGTTTACTGGATGGAACTGACCATAAATTGGTAGCAAATCATAATGTGGTTGGCTCTGATACTGACGATAACATTGCAGGCGTTCGCTGGTATGAGTTTGATCTTGATCCGGTAACGGGGCAAGCTTCGGTGGCAAATCAAGGTACGTTTAACTTAGCCGACGGGAACTCCCGCTGGATGGGTAGTGCTGCGATGGACGCTGCCGGTAATATCGGTGTTGCTTATAGTGTGTCAGGTCCTTCCACTAATCCTTCGATTAGATTTAGTGGTCGTTATGCAGATGATCCTGCAGATACTTTGACAGTACCTGAACAAGAGCTCAAAGCGGGCGGTGGAGCACAGGCTGGAGCTAACCGATGGGGTGACTATAGTAGCCTGAGCGTTGATCCGGAAGATGACTGTACTTTCTGGTATACCACTGAATATTACAAAGCTGAAAATGATAATAGTTCTGCTTGGTCAACTTATATTGGTAGCTTTAAATTTGATAACTGTGTTGCCGGACCAAAGGGCTACATTGAAGGTACGGTAACGGATAACTCAGGTAATCCTATCGCAGGTGCTAAAGTTTCGGCTGGTGCGGCGACAGTTGTTACTGATGAATCAGGTAATTACACCATGACGTTGCCTGCTGGTAGCATTTATGACCTAGGCTTTTCAAAATACGGTTATATTGCTGGTAGTGTTAACAACATCGATCTTGCTGAAGATGAAGTTGAGGATGTTGATATCGTACTGGACAATGCCGAAGCGATCACCATTAGCGGAACAGTGGCCGATGGCTCTGGCTTAGGTACGCCTCTCTACGCTGAAGTGATGATTAAGGCACCGGGTGCAACAATCACTACTTTCACAGATCCAGTAACCGGTCAGTACTCAATTGATGCTTATGAGGGTACTTTGGTTAAGATTCAGGCATCATCAATTGACCCTGGTTATCTTGAGCAAAGTTATGACATTTTACCTGAAAATACTCCAGTCCAGAACTTTGACTTGCAGATTGATTCAAATTGTACTGCTCAAGGTTATATCTGGAATACTTTCTTCGAAGGTTTTGATTCAGGAGTACCGCCAGCAGGTTGGACTGTAGAGGATATTTCTGGTTCAGGTATGCAGTGGCAAGCGGCATCGACAGCACCAAAAGGCAACTTGCTTAATGTTAGCGGCGAAGCTGCAGCAATTGACAGTGACGCGGCCGGAACTAACAATTTAGTGAGCTCTGTATTGGTATCACCAACTATTTATGTTGCTGATATTGAGTCAACTACATTGAATTTTGCCAGTCTGTTTAGAACATTCGGTTATTCCGATGTTTATACAGTTGACATTAGTGTCGATGGTGGTGAATGGACAGCAGTCCATACATTTAATCCAACCAATATGGTTGAAACTATCTCGGTTGATCTTTCTGCGCAACTTGCTGGAGCCACAAGCTTCAAAATCCGTTTTGCATATGAAGCAGACTATGAGTATTACGCCTACATTGATAACGTAACTTTTGGTACACCAAGCTGTATCGCTAGCTCTGGTTCCTATCAAAGTGGTTATGTTGTAGATGCTAATACACAGCTTCCTATCATCGGTGCGCAAGTAACGTCAGGTAATTCAACAGCAACAACAGTTGCTACCGTTGATAACGAACAGTTGGAAGATGGTTTCTTCAGAATCTTTATAGGTTCAGGAGGTACGGCTGAAGCTGAAGTTACGGCGAGTAACTATAAAACTGTGACTGTTGATCTAAGTGGTTATGGTCTGTCACAACCAATCGCACTGGATGCTGGCTTGCTTGAACTAGGTGCTGCTGATTTTGAAGTGGCCGAAGGTTTGGATCGCACAGTTACAGCGCAACTTGAAAACCTTGGCAATGCTGACGCTAACTATGAGCTTTCTCTTTACATTACTCGCGATGACTCTCCAGTGGCTAAGCCATATGGTATTTTCCATCAGGCAACGCGCAGATTTGGGCCAAAAGCACTACAGGAAATGGATACGAAAAAAATCCGTTACCGCTCAATGGCTCCAAGTGTTCCAGAGGTTGAGGTTGAATTCGTTTCTCAATTCCCAACAGAGCTAACTTTGGGTTGGGGTATTGGCTTTGATAAAACCACATCTGAAATTTGGGTTGGTGATGTTACGGCTGGTGGCGCTCCTTTAGATGCATTGCATAAATACGTTGATGGAATTAAAACTGGTCACTTCATTGATACCAGTGCTGTTACCGTTGGTTATGCTGCAGATTTAGCCTACAACGCTCGTACTAATACGTTCTGGCAGGTAGCTGTAACAGGCGATACTTGTATTCATGAAATTGATACAGTTGCTGGTACAGTTACAGGCAATAAAATCTGTCCAACTTTTGGTACTTCGCAACGTGGTCTGGCATACGATCCAATTTCAGGAACTTTCTATGCTGGTTCTTGGAACGATAGCGTAGTTCATCAGTTTGATGCTGAAGGTAATATTCTACGCTCAATCAATGTTGATCTAGCTGTTTCAGGACTTGCATTGAACCCAGTAACAAACCATCTATTTGTAATGTCAAATGATGCGGCTGGTAGTATAGAGCCCGATATCGTAGTACTAGATGCATCCACACCTGAACTAGATCCGATTGGCTTAATCTATGTTCCATCAGTTGATACAGATGGCGATGATGTAGCAGAAGACTTGATGGACGGTGGTCAGGCTGGTCTTGCGATAGATTGTGATGGCAATTTGTGGGCGGTTAACCAGTCTAGACAAACTGTCGTTGGCATTACCTCAGGAGAAACTGGAGTGTGCGATATTACGCCAACTTGGGTTGAACTTAAGGCTGACAGTGGTTCCATTGGTGCCAATCAAGCTGGCGAGCTCGAGCTTGATGTTTCAACCAAGAGTTTATCGGTAGGTAACTATAGTGCTCAGCTAATCATGACTAATGATACGCCATACGGTTCCATTGTTAAGCCAGTAAACTTAACAGTACGTGAGCCTCAGTATGGTCAATTAGGTGTTAGCGGAAACTCTGGTGCAATTCGTAACGGTGGTGATATTCAGGTTACTGTTTCTCGTGTTGACGGATCTGATTATCAGGTGTCTGTTGACTACACAACTGTTAATGGTACTGCTAATTCGGGAACCCACTATACTGCAGCTTCTGGTACGCTAACGTGGGCTGATGGTGATACTGAAGATAAGGTTATTACGATTAGTACAATTGATACTGATCAAAGTTCAGACCTGAACTTTAGTGTCGAGCTATCTAACCCGGAAAAAGCTCAGCTTGGTACTAGTCAAGTTAACTTAACGATCCAAAAAGACCCGCCAAAACGTGGCGGTGGTGGTAGTGCAGGATTTGCTATCCTTGCGTTATTGGCACTGGCAGGTCTAGCAAGACGTAGAAAATACCTTTCTTAA
- the gloA gene encoding lactoylglutathione lyase, with the protein MRILHTMLRVRDLDKALHFYTDVLGMKLIRKHDYESGRFTLAFVGYGEEKDNTVLELTHNWDTDDYEMGDAFGHIAIAVEDVYEACEKIRQAGGKVTREPGPMKHGTTVLAFVEDPDGYKIELLEDRHNK; encoded by the coding sequence ATGAGAATTCTACATACCATGCTTCGCGTACGTGATCTGGACAAAGCACTGCATTTTTATACTGATGTGCTTGGCATGAAGCTGATTCGTAAACATGACTACGAATCCGGACGATTTACATTAGCTTTTGTGGGGTATGGCGAGGAAAAAGACAATACCGTACTGGAATTAACCCATAACTGGGATACTGACGATTATGAGATGGGCGATGCCTTCGGTCATATCGCCATCGCGGTAGAAGATGTCTATGAAGCGTGTGAGAAAATTCGTCAGGCGGGCGGCAAAGTGACACGCGAACCAGGACCTATGAAACACGGCACAACAGTTCTGGCATTCGTAGAAGATCCGGATGGATACAAAATAGAACTATTAGAAGATAGACATAACAAGTAG
- the pyrC gene encoding dihydroorotase has protein sequence MQSITITRPDDWHIHLRSGAALQHTVKDAARQFARAIVMPNLVPPVTNVEQAKDYRDCILRYKSDSAEFEPLMTLYLTDNTSVEDIEEAVASNFVKACKLYPAGATTNSDSGLTDIEKAYPVFEKMAELGLPLLVHGEVTSPDIDVFDREKVFIDTKLRPVIEKFPNLKVVLEHITTKDAVEFVRSQGPNVAATITVHHLLLNRNDMLVGGIRPHLYCLPILKRQEHQAALVAAAISGSPKFFLGTDSAPHSKDKKENACGCAGVYTAYSAIELYAEVFESHNALDKLEAFASFYGPDFYGLPRNTDTITLVKESWKMPKKLCLGNDTLVPFRAGETIEWKIKDNA, from the coding sequence ATGCAAAGCATTACGATCACTCGTCCAGACGACTGGCACATTCACCTGCGTTCCGGCGCAGCCCTCCAACATACCGTCAAAGATGCAGCCCGCCAATTTGCGCGCGCTATTGTCATGCCCAACCTGGTACCACCGGTGACCAACGTTGAGCAGGCCAAAGACTATCGCGACTGTATTTTACGCTATAAAAGTGACAGTGCTGAGTTTGAGCCTTTAATGACCCTTTATCTGACCGATAATACTTCGGTGGAAGATATTGAAGAAGCGGTAGCTTCCAACTTTGTTAAGGCTTGTAAACTTTATCCTGCTGGGGCAACAACAAACTCTGACTCTGGCCTTACCGATATTGAAAAAGCCTATCCCGTGTTCGAGAAGATGGCTGAACTGGGCCTTCCACTATTGGTTCATGGCGAAGTGACCTCTCCTGACATTGATGTTTTTGATCGTGAAAAGGTTTTCATTGATACCAAGTTGCGTCCAGTTATCGAGAAATTCCCTAACCTCAAAGTGGTTCTGGAACATATCACCACCAAAGATGCGGTTGAATTTGTTCGCTCTCAGGGACCCAATGTGGCTGCAACCATTACTGTCCACCACCTCTTACTAAACCGTAATGATATGTTGGTCGGTGGTATTCGCCCACATCTATATTGTCTGCCAATCCTGAAGCGCCAGGAGCATCAGGCTGCACTAGTAGCAGCAGCTATATCAGGCTCACCAAAATTCTTCCTTGGTACTGATAGCGCTCCGCATTCAAAAGACAAAAAAGAGAATGCCTGCGGCTGTGCTGGGGTTTATACCGCCTATTCAGCCATTGAGTTGTATGCTGAAGTGTTCGAATCTCACAATGCACTTGATAAGTTAGAAGCCTTTGCCAGTTTCTATGGTCCAGACTTCTACGGACTTCCTCGCAATACCGATACCATTACTTTGGTAAAAGAATCTTGGAAAATGCCGAAAAAACTGTGCCTTGGAAACGATACTCTGGTGCCATTCAGAGCCGGTGAAACTATCGAGTGGAAAATCAAAGACAATGCATAA
- the rnt gene encoding ribonuclease T produces the protein MHNLSMKERFRGFFPVIVDVETGGFNATTDALLELAAVTTTFNEEDKLEISNQYHFNIEPFEGANIEQKALDFTGIDPDNPLRGAISEQKALKSLFKDLRTEQKDAECNRCVLVGHNSWFDLSFLNAASERANIKRNPFHPFTSFDTASLSALMLGHTVLAQACDLAGIEFSQKEAHSALYDATKTAELFCLLVNRANQF, from the coding sequence ATGCATAACTTAAGCATGAAGGAGCGTTTCCGAGGCTTCTTCCCAGTCATTGTCGATGTGGAGACAGGCGGCTTTAACGCAACAACCGATGCGCTGTTGGAGCTTGCGGCTGTCACCACCACTTTCAATGAAGAAGACAAACTCGAAATAAGCAATCAATATCACTTTAATATTGAGCCCTTTGAAGGAGCCAATATAGAACAGAAGGCCTTAGACTTTACTGGCATTGACCCTGACAACCCGTTACGTGGCGCAATTTCAGAACAAAAAGCGCTGAAAAGTCTCTTCAAAGATTTAAGGACAGAGCAAAAAGACGCCGAGTGTAATCGTTGCGTTCTGGTCGGTCATAACTCCTGGTTTGACTTAAGCTTCTTAAATGCTGCCAGTGAGCGCGCCAATATTAAGCGTAATCCTTTCCACCCTTTTACCAGCTTTGATACGGCTTCGTTATCTGCACTCATGCTCGGGCATACAGTTCTAGCACAGGCCTGTGATCTGGCCGGAATCGAGTTCAGTCAGAAAGAAGCCCATTCCGCTTTGTACGATGCCACTAAAACCGCTGAGCTTTTCTGCTTACTGGTTAACCGCGCCAATCAATTTTAG
- a CDS encoding isoaspartyl peptidase/L-asparaginase family protein, with the protein MIKQTLTALILIGGLASGVNAMDSSDKAKSKTAIVIHGGAGTILKSKMTPEIEQAYIEALTHALKTGHQILKEGGSSTEAVKATIVTMEDSPLFNAGKGAVFTHEGKNELDASIMVSSDRSAGAVAGVSHIKNPILLADKVRTDSKHVLMAREGAEAFAKEQGFDMVDPKYFFTQNRWDQLQKILKETPDKMQLSEDEAKNSKFGTVGAVALDMNGVITAGTSTGGMTNKRYGRIGDSPIIGAGTYANEYCGISATGHGEYFIRAAVAYDICALVEYKGESIQSAADIVIQEKLKTMGGDGGVIGLDKDGNIMMSFNTPGMYRGSIDVDGNITIEIYQEH; encoded by the coding sequence ATGATAAAACAAACGCTTACCGCACTTATTCTAATCGGTGGATTAGCATCTGGAGTTAATGCCATGGATAGTTCAGACAAAGCAAAGTCTAAAACAGCCATCGTGATCCATGGCGGAGCCGGGACCATATTGAAATCTAAAATGACGCCAGAAATTGAGCAGGCTTATATTGAAGCTCTAACTCATGCTCTCAAGACCGGTCACCAGATTCTTAAAGAAGGTGGCTCAAGTACAGAAGCAGTAAAAGCGACCATCGTAACCATGGAAGACTCGCCCCTGTTTAATGCCGGTAAAGGTGCAGTATTTACTCATGAAGGTAAGAATGAACTGGATGCCTCTATCATGGTTAGCAGCGATCGCTCAGCTGGTGCCGTTGCTGGTGTCAGCCATATTAAGAACCCCATTCTGCTGGCGGATAAAGTTCGTACCGATTCCAAGCATGTGCTGATGGCCCGCGAAGGCGCCGAAGCGTTTGCCAAAGAGCAAGGCTTTGACATGGTTGACCCTAAATACTTCTTTACCCAGAACCGCTGGGATCAACTGCAAAAGATCCTCAAAGAAACCCCAGACAAAATGCAGTTGTCCGAAGATGAAGCCAAGAATTCCAAGTTTGGTACGGTAGGTGCGGTAGCACTTGATATGAATGGAGTAATAACTGCAGGTACTTCAACTGGTGGCATGACCAATAAACGGTATGGACGTATTGGCGACTCGCCGATTATAGGTGCAGGCACCTATGCCAATGAATATTGCGGTATCTCAGCCACAGGTCATGGCGAATACTTCATTCGTGCAGCTGTAGCTTATGATATTTGTGCGCTGGTTGAATACAAAGGCGAAAGCATTCAGAGCGCTGCCGACATCGTTATTCAAGAGAAACTGAAAACCATGGGTGGTGATGGCGGTGTGATTGGATTAGATAAAGATGGCAACATCATGATGAGCTTCAATACTCCAGGGATGTACCGTGGCTCCATAGATGTTGATGGCAACATCACCATTGAAATCTATCAGGAACACTAA
- a CDS encoding peroxiredoxin — MGVLVGRKAPDFTAAAVLGNGEIVEDFNFAEATKGKPTVVFFYPLDFTFVCPSELIAFDHRLDEFKKRGVEVIGVSIDSHFTHNAWRNTDIKNGGIGQVGYTLVADVKHEICQAFDVEHPEAGVAFRGSFLIDKDGVVRHQVVNDLPLGRNVDEMIRMVDALQFHEEHGEVCPAGWNKGDKGMDATPEGVAKYLSESADKL, encoded by the coding sequence ATGGGAGTATTAGTAGGCCGTAAGGCACCAGACTTCACAGCAGCAGCAGTATTAGGCAATGGCGAAATCGTAGAAGACTTCAACTTCGCAGAAGCCACCAAAGGTAAGCCAACCGTCGTATTTTTCTATCCTCTAGACTTCACTTTCGTATGCCCATCAGAGCTAATCGCATTTGATCACCGTTTAGACGAGTTCAAAAAGCGTGGCGTAGAAGTGATTGGTGTTTCAATCGACTCTCACTTCACTCACAACGCATGGCGTAACACTGATATCAAAAATGGTGGTATCGGCCAAGTAGGTTACACACTAGTTGCTGATGTTAAGCACGAAATCTGCCAGGCATTCGACGTAGAGCATCCAGAGGCAGGCGTTGCATTCCGTGGTTCATTCCTAATCGATAAAGACGGTGTAGTACGTCATCAAGTAGTTAATGATCTTCCTCTAGGTCGTAACGTAGACGAAATGATTCGTATGGTTGACGCGCTTCAGTTCCACGAAGAGCACGGCGAAGTTTGCCCAGCAGGTTGGAACAAAGGTGATAAAGGTATGGATGCGACTCCTGAAGGTGTGGCGAAGTACTTGTCCGAATCAGCTGACAAACTATAA